From Argopecten irradians isolate NY chromosome 12, Ai_NY, whole genome shotgun sequence, one genomic window encodes:
- the LOC138305004 gene encoding transcriptional regulator QRICH1-like, whose amino-acid sequence MLAANNNKLSSAYTLLSEPVLALFIMAFVGDFDILHDLLMDPETDDESSIPQVEGNETSKSGNEIRSSSSSSTIASCAPPPPDPTPDTHGHVSSDLDDADDLIPSNIYTSGVSDLRNYIMSKRNENTVKKTEGCIKRFKDWIQAPPRSDPREVLQILPFELDTYIGGFLLSLQKNDGSNYEPDTLTSFHRGIDRYLRENGYSFNILTSDLFATSRQVLQSRRKELKQKGLGNRPNKAQPVSDNEEEMLWECGQLGHDNPHALLNTVWFNNTKLLGFRGCDENRQLKWGDIELKHDETGSEYLEFNERTTKTRGGNSTHMRSFNPKQFGNPENKSRCPIEAYKLYAKHRPQAMNTPESPFYVAVNQNNSGQKWFKNQPVGRNKLGVMMKTMASNAGLTGKKTNQSLRKTLCTKLLHSGVAPTTIMQLSGHKNVNSVNNYAVASFNQQREMCEILQNVKKSAVSSSVASSVTSTVSRRPMIMTETPHRKSLPDVTTCCEKDVSLQNLATGMFSGANISGGTFNISFQISSQSKNTTSHNTSPPRKYKRIAQLPDSDSDSLKIIEKIF is encoded by the coding sequence ATGTTGGCAGCAAATAACAACAAGTTGTCGTCTGCTTACACCTTGTTATCAGAGCCGGTGTTGGCTTTGTTTATAATGGCATTTGTTGGGGATTTCGACATTTTACATGATTTACTGATGGATCCAGAGACAGATGATGAATCAAGCATTCCTCAAGTTGAAGGTAACGAAACATCGAAGTCTGGAAATGAAATTAGATCTAGTTCATCATCCTCAACCATCGCGTCTTGTGCTCCCCCTCCTCCTGACCCCACCCCCGATACCCATGGCCATGTTTCATCTGATTTAGACGACGCCGATGACCTTATTCCATCCAATATTTACACTTCCGGTGTCTCAGATCTGAGAAATTACATCATGagtaaaagaaatgaaaacacTGTTAAGAAAACTGAGGGATGCATTAAAAGATTCAAAGACTGGATCCAAGCTCCTCCTAGGTCCGACCCCAGGGAAGTTCTTCAGATTCTGCCATTTGAACTAGATACATACATTGGTGGGTTTTTGCTGTCCCTTCAGAAGAATGATGGTTCTAATTATGAGCCTGATACTCTTACCAGCTTTCACAGGGGTATCGACCGCTATCTGAGAGAAAATGGTTATAGTTTCAACATTTTAACCTCAGATTTATTTGCCACGAGTCGTCAGGTACTTCAGTCTCGGCGTAAAGAGTTGAAACAGAAAGGACTTGGGAATCGTCCCAATAAAGCTCAGCCTGTCTCAGACAACGAGGAGGAAATGTTGTGGGAATGTGGTCAGCTGGGTCATGACAACCCACATGCTTTGCTAAACACCGTCTGGTTCAATAACACTAAACTTTTGGGGTTCAGGGGGTGTGATGAAAACAGACAATTAAAATGGGGAGATATAGAATTGAAGCACGATGAAACTGGATCAGAATACCTGGAATTTAAcgaaagaacaacaaaaacaagaggGGGAAACAGTACTCACATGAGATCGTTTAATCCGAAACAGTTTGGAAATCCTGAAAATAAATCGCGATGTCCGATCGAGGCCTACAAACTGTACGCAAAGCATCGACCTCAAGCGATGAATACACCGGAATCTCCATTTTACGTTGCTGTTAATCAAAACAACAGTGGTCAGAAGTGGTTCAAAAATCAACCCGTCGGAAGAAACAAACTTGGTGTAATGATGAAAACAATGGCAAGTAATGCTGGTTTAACTGGTAAGAAAACAAACCAATCCTTGAGAAAGACACTGTGTACAAAACTCCTTCATTCAGGTGTTGCTCCTACGACAATTATGCAGTTATCTGGTCACAAAAACGTAAATAGCGTAAATAACTATGCCGTCGCCTCATTTAACCAACAGCGTGAAATGTGcgaaattcttcaaaatgtgaaaaagtcTGCTGTATCCTCCAGTGTAGCTTCCAGTGTAACTTCCACAGTATCACGCAGGCCTATGATCATGACGGAAACACCACACAGGAAGAGTTTACCAGATGTCACCACGTGTTGTGAGAAAGACGTAAGCCTACAAAATCTTGCGACGGGAATGTTTTCTGGTGCAAATATCAGTGGTGGAACTTTCAATATCTCATTCCAAATATCATCCCAGTCAAAAAATACTACATCTCATAACACTTCACCTCCTCGTAAGTACAAACGTATAGCTCAGCTACCGGACTCCGATTCTGACTCATTGAAGATAATAGAGAAGATCTTTTAG